From the genome of Deltaproteobacteria bacterium:
CCCCAACTGCGATAAGATCATTCCCGGAATGCTCATGGCCATGCTGCGTTTAAATATTCCGGCTATCATGGTCAGTGGAGGCCCTATGCTTACCGGAAGATGGCGGAAAAAGGATGTCCACTTGATCAGCGTCTTCGAAGGAGTCGGTCAGGTCAGATCCGGAAAGATGAAGGCCAGGGATTTACAGGAACTGGAAGATGTGGCCTGTCCCGGATGCGGTTCCTGTGCCGGGATGTTCACGGCCAATTCCATGAACTGTTTGACCGAGGCCATCGGTCTGGGCCTGCCTGGAAACGGAACCATCCCGGCCGTGTCCGCAGCACGTATCCGTCTGGCCAAACAGGCCGGGATGAAGGTGATGGAACTTTGGAAAAAGAATATCCGCCCCCGGGACATCGCCACCATGGCCGCCTTTCAGAATGCCATCGCGGTGGATATGGCCCTGGGATGTTCGACCAATACAGTACTCCATGTGCCGGCCATCGCCCATGAAGCCGAACTGGACCTGCCCCTGGACCTGTTTAACCTGATCAGCCAACGAACACCCCACCTGTGCAGTCTGATCCCTGGTGGACCCCATAGCCTCCAGGAGTTAGATGAAGCCGGGGGGATTCAGGCGGTCATGGCCGAGTTGACCAAAATCAAGGCAATCGATCTTAAAGTAACAACGGTAACCGGGGCCCGCCTGGAAGAAAATCTGAAAGGGAAAAAAATTTTGGACCCGGAAATTATTCGTCCGCTGACCAATCCCTATCACGCCGAAGGGGGGATTGCCATCCTCTATGGAAATCTGGCCCCCGAAGGGTCGGTGGTCAAACAATCGGCCGTGGCCCCGGAGATGATGACCCACACCGGGCCGGCCCGGATTTTTGATTCGGAACAGGAGGCCCAGAAGGCCATATTAGGGAAGAAAATAAAGAAAGGCGATGTGGTGGTTATCCGCTATGAAGGTCCGAAGGGCGGTCCGGGTATGCAGGAAATGCTTTCTCCGACCTCGGCCATCATCGGCATGGGGCTGGGCAAGGAGGTGGCCCTGATCACGGACGGCCGCTTCAGCGGCGGCACTCAGGGAGCAGCCATCGGACATGTCTCTCCGGAAGCAGCCGCCGGGGGACCGATCGCCCTGGTCCAAGAAGGAGACCGGATCGAAATCGATATCCCCAAGAAAAAGATTTCATTGCTGGTCTCTAAAGAGAAACTCAAGAAACGGAAGAAGCATTGGGTCCCTCTTCCCCCGAAGATCCAATCCGGATATGCTTTTCGTTATGCCCAGATGGTGACTTCCGGAAGCAGCGGGGCGGTTTTGAAAGAACGGTTTTAGTTAGAAAACAGCATTCAGGGATTAGGGGTCGGGGGTCAGGGATAAATTAAAGAATGAAGTTTCAAGATGCAAGATGCAAGTTTCAGGCGCGAAAACCTTTGAACTTTGAGTTTTCGTCTTTGAGCTTTGAGCTCTCTTATGGAGGTGTCTCATGATCGAGGCCCGTCTGTATCAAAAAAAAGAAGATGAGAAGGTCTGGTGCTATTTATGCAGTCACCATTGTCTGATTAAAGAGGGAAAACGCGGAATCTGCGGGGTCCGGGAAAATCAGGGGGGTACCCTTTATTCCTTAGTTTATGGAAAACCTATTGCCTATCATGTGGACCCGATTGAAAAGAAACCCCTCTTTCATTTTTTACCCGGCTCGACCTCCTTTTCCCTGGCCACAGCCGGCTGTAATTTCCGTTGTCTCTTTTGCCAGAACGCCGACATCTCCCAAGCTTCAGAATTGAAGCATATTCCCGGCCAGGAGATGGCCGCTGAAGAAATCGTCGCTGCCGCCCTCAGGGCTCAATGTCAGTCCATCTCTTATACCTATACGGAACCCACCATCTTTTTTGAATATGCCCAGGACATCGC
Proteins encoded in this window:
- the ilvD gene encoding dihydroxy-acid dehydratase, whose protein sequence is MRSDAMKKGIEKSPHRSLFKAMGYTDEEIARPLIGVVNSANEIIPGHIHLNQIARAVKAGVRMNGGTPIEFSTIGVCDGIAMNHEGMKYSLASRELIADSVEVMARAHPFDALVLIPNCDKIIPGMLMAMLRLNIPAIMVSGGPMLTGRWRKKDVHLISVFEGVGQVRSGKMKARDLQELEDVACPGCGSCAGMFTANSMNCLTEAIGLGLPGNGTIPAVSAARIRLAKQAGMKVMELWKKNIRPRDIATMAAFQNAIAVDMALGCSTNTVLHVPAIAHEAELDLPLDLFNLISQRTPHLCSLIPGGPHSLQELDEAGGIQAVMAELTKIKAIDLKVTTVTGARLEENLKGKKILDPEIIRPLTNPYHAEGGIAILYGNLAPEGSVVKQSAVAPEMMTHTGPARIFDSEQEAQKAILGKKIKKGDVVVIRYEGPKGGPGMQEMLSPTSAIIGMGLGKEVALITDGRFSGGTQGAAIGHVSPEAAAGGPIALVQEGDRIEIDIPKKKISLLVSKEKLKKRKKHWVPLPPKIQSGYAFRYAQMVTSGSSGAVLKERF
- a CDS encoding radical SAM protein — encoded protein: MIEARLYQKKEDEKVWCYLCSHHCLIKEGKRGICGVRENQGGTLYSLVYGKPIAYHVDPIEKKPLFHFLPGSTSFSLATAGCNFRCLFCQNADISQASELKHIPGQEMAAEEIVAAALRAQCQSISYTYTEPTIFFEYAQDIA